From the genome of Bos indicus x Bos taurus breed Angus x Brahman F1 hybrid chromosome 14, Bos_hybrid_MaternalHap_v2.0, whole genome shotgun sequence, one region includes:
- the LOC113904281 gene encoding sentrin-specific protease 8-like translates to MDPVVLSYMDSLLQQSDVSLLDPPSWLNDHVIGFAFEYFANSQFHDCSDHVCFISPEVTQFIKCTGNPAEIAMFLEPLDLPNKRVIFLAINDNSNHTAGGTHWSLLVYLQDKNGFFHYDSYGSSNSFHAKQVAEKLEAFLGRKGNKLAFVEEKAPAQQNSYDCGMYVICNTEALCQNFFRQQPQSLLQLLTPTYITKKREEWKDLIARLAKN, encoded by the coding sequence ATGGACCCAGTAGTCTTGAGTTACATGGACAGTCTACTGCAGCAATCAGACGTCTCACTACTGGATCCTCCAAGCTGGCTCAATGACCATGTTATTGGGTTTGCCTTTGAGTACTTTGCCAACAGTCAATTTCATGACTGCTCTGACCACGTCTGTTTCATCAGCCCCGAAGTTACTCAGTTCATCAAGTGCACTGGCAACCCAGCAGAAATCGCCATGTTCCTTGAACCCTTGGACCTCCCCAATAAGAGAGTTATATTTTTAGCCATCAATGATAATTCCAACCACACAGCTGGGGGAACCCACTGGAGCTTGTTGGTATATCTGCAAGATAAAAATGGCTTTTTTCATTATGATTCTTACGGTAGTAGTAACTCATTCCATGCAAAACAGGTAGCAGAGAAACTAGAGGCTTTCTTaggcagaaaaggaaacaaactggCCTTTGTGGAAGAGAAAGCCCCTGCTCAACAAAACAGCTATGACTGTGGGATGTATGTGATCTGTAACACTGAGGCCTTGTGTCAGAACTTCTTTAGACAACAGCCACAATCACTACTGCAGCTACTCACTCCTACATACAtcacaaagaagagagaagaatggaaagaTCTCATTGCCAGACTTGCTAAAAATTAG